A single region of the Nocardioides sp. W7 genome encodes:
- a CDS encoding low molecular weight protein-tyrosine-phosphatase: MSPATDPTTGPTLPPPRTPGRYSIALVCLGNICRSPMADVVLTARVDETGLAGRVVVVSSGTGDWHVGHPMDDRAAATLAAAGYDPSLHRARHWSTAWLDEHDLVLAMDRTNLADIGGAGERVRLFRDFDPVDPGGEVPDPYYGGDDGFEEVLTMVERTCAAIVDGLQEELRQESGEP; encoded by the coding sequence ATGAGCCCGGCGACCGACCCGACGACCGGCCCGACCCTGCCTCCGCCCCGCACGCCCGGCCGCTACTCGATCGCCCTGGTCTGCCTCGGCAACATCTGCCGCTCGCCGATGGCCGACGTCGTCCTCACCGCGCGGGTCGACGAGACCGGCCTCGCCGGCCGGGTCGTGGTGGTCAGCTCCGGCACCGGCGACTGGCACGTCGGCCACCCGATGGACGACCGGGCCGCGGCCACCCTGGCCGCCGCCGGGTACGACCCCTCGCTGCACCGGGCCCGGCACTGGTCGACCGCGTGGCTCGACGAGCACGACCTGGTCCTCGCGATGGACCGGACCAACCTCGCCGACATCGGCGGTGCCGGAGAGCGGGTGCGGCTCTTCCGCGACTTCGATCCGGTCGATCCGGGCGGGGAGGTCCCGGACCCGTACTACGGTGGGGACGACGGCTTCGAGGAGGTGCTGACCATGGTCGAGCGGACCTGCGCCGCGATCGTGGACGGCCTCCAGGAGGAGCTTCGCCAGGAGTCCGGGGAGCCGTGA
- a CDS encoding fructosamine kinase family protein, with product MTRQPLVARRAEALLGSAVVATAPVAGGDVATATKLRLSDGSTALMKTLNNAPPTFFATEARGLRWLAEVEGGLAVPEVLAVDAECLILRWVEPGRNSGDAAAGLGRALAATHAAGAPSYGLDEDGFIGRLPLPNRTADTWAEFYAVRRVLPYLKLARDRGAVTDRDAARIESVVGRLPALLPEEPPARLHGDLWNGNVLWGTDGRVSVIDPAAYAGHREVDLAMLALFGLPHLQRVLDAYAEVAPLADGWADRVGLHQLFPLLVHACLFGGGYGARAAEAAARYA from the coding sequence GTGACCCGTCAGCCGCTGGTCGCCCGGCGGGCCGAGGCTCTCCTCGGCTCGGCGGTGGTGGCCACGGCCCCGGTCGCCGGCGGCGACGTCGCGACCGCGACCAAGCTCCGGCTCAGTGACGGCAGCACGGCGTTGATGAAGACCCTCAACAACGCACCGCCGACCTTCTTCGCGACCGAGGCCCGCGGGCTGCGCTGGCTCGCCGAGGTCGAGGGCGGGCTCGCGGTGCCCGAGGTGCTCGCGGTCGACGCCGAGTGCCTGATCCTGCGCTGGGTCGAGCCGGGCCGCAACAGCGGCGACGCCGCGGCGGGCCTCGGGCGGGCCCTGGCCGCGACGCACGCGGCGGGCGCGCCGTCGTACGGCCTCGACGAGGACGGCTTCATCGGCCGGCTGCCGCTGCCCAACCGCACCGCGGACACCTGGGCGGAGTTCTACGCCGTACGCCGGGTGCTGCCGTACCTCAAGCTCGCCCGCGACCGCGGCGCCGTCACCGACCGGGACGCCGCGAGGATCGAGTCGGTCGTCGGGCGGCTGCCCGCGCTGCTGCCCGAGGAGCCGCCCGCCCGGCTGCACGGCGACCTGTGGAACGGCAACGTGCTCTGGGGCACCGACGGCCGGGTCAGCGTCATCGACCCGGCGGCCTACGCCGGCCACCGCGAGGTCGACCTCGCCATGCTCGCGCTCTTCGGCCTCCCCCACCTGCAGCGGGTCCTCGATGCGTACGCCGAGGTCGCCCCGCTCGCCGACGGCTGGGCGGACCGGGTCGGACTGCACCAGCTGTTCCCGCTGCTCGTGCACGCCTGTCTCTTCGGGGGCGGGTACGGCGCCCGGGCCGCCGAGGCCGCCGCCCGCTACGCCTGA
- a CDS encoding response regulator transcription factor, with protein MSVPKPRVLVVDDDRAVRESLRRSLEFNGYDVHLAADGAEALAGIGRVGPDVVVMDVMMPRLDGIETTRALRTAGNDVPILVLTARDAVGDRVEGLDAGADDYLTKPFALAELLARLRALLRRVVPPEDAAEEVLAFSDLTMDVATREVRRGDRAIELTRTEFTLLEMFLRRPRRVLERSFILEEVWGYDFPTTANSLEVYVGYLRRKTEAEGESRLIHTVRGVGYVLKES; from the coding sequence GTGAGTGTCCCGAAGCCCCGCGTCCTCGTCGTCGACGACGACCGGGCGGTACGCGAGTCGCTGCGCCGCTCCCTGGAGTTCAACGGGTACGACGTCCACCTCGCCGCCGACGGCGCCGAGGCGCTGGCCGGCATCGGCCGGGTGGGCCCGGACGTGGTCGTGATGGACGTGATGATGCCGCGGCTGGACGGGATCGAGACGACCCGGGCGCTGCGCACCGCCGGCAACGACGTCCCGATCCTGGTGCTGACCGCGCGCGACGCGGTCGGCGACCGGGTCGAGGGCCTCGACGCGGGCGCCGACGACTACCTCACCAAGCCGTTCGCGCTGGCCGAGCTGCTCGCCCGGCTGCGGGCGCTGCTGCGCCGCGTGGTGCCGCCCGAGGACGCCGCCGAGGAGGTGCTCGCCTTCTCCGACCTGACCATGGACGTCGCGACCCGCGAGGTACGCCGCGGCGACCGGGCGATCGAGCTCACCCGCACCGAGTTCACCCTGCTGGAGATGTTCCTGCGCCGGCCCCGGCGGGTCCTGGAGCGCAGCTTCATCCTCGAGGAGGTATGGGGCTACGACTTCCCGACGACGGCCAACTCCCTCGAGGTCTACGTCGGCTACCTGCGCCGCAAGACCGAGGCCGAGGGCGAGTCCCGGCTGATCCACACGGTCCGCGGCGTGGGCTACGTGCTGAAGGAATCGTGA
- a CDS encoding HAMP domain-containing sensor histidine kinase encodes MTGTFAPGRELGEGRWHYRRSLASRVTLLTTMAVGLTIAFVALGAYVTVRMQLQSTLDESLTDRATLAAKSPSVINQQTGAEIPAFLLVLSDVRVGLMYEDGKYEWYDRLGRLELGAPELDVAQGDSPQSIRTVVVEGNRYRVVAVPYLDHQALLLAQSLEPQQKVLARLGIVMLLFGLAGVVAAGVAGWGVAANGLRPVRRLTAKVEHIARTEELQPIPVEGDDEIARLSSAFNQMLAALAASRDRQRQLVADAGHELRTPLTSLRTNLDLLAQSDASSATLPPQARAELLDDVRAQIEEMTTLIGDLVELARDEPMAHVIETVDLAEVVDLALARVRRRAPGVALDVTLDPWFVIGEHGALERAVTNLLDNAAKWSPAGGTIRVSLVEGVLVVEDDGPGIADADLPRVFERFWRSDESRSMPGSGLGLSIVEQVAVRHSGTVEAGHAASGGARLVLRIPGAPTPPPAQPAAAGTGADA; translated from the coding sequence GTGACCGGCACCTTCGCCCCCGGCCGCGAGCTAGGAGAGGGACGCTGGCACTACCGCCGGTCGCTGGCCAGCCGGGTCACCCTGCTCACCACGATGGCGGTGGGCCTGACCATCGCCTTCGTCGCGCTCGGCGCCTACGTCACCGTCCGCATGCAGCTGCAGTCGACCCTCGACGAGTCGCTGACCGACCGCGCCACGCTCGCCGCCAAGTCGCCGAGCGTGATCAACCAGCAGACCGGCGCCGAGATCCCGGCGTTCCTGCTGGTGCTCAGCGACGTGCGGGTCGGCCTGATGTACGAGGACGGCAAGTACGAGTGGTACGACCGGCTCGGCCGCCTCGAGCTGGGCGCCCCGGAGCTCGACGTGGCCCAGGGCGACTCCCCGCAGTCGATCCGCACCGTCGTCGTCGAGGGCAACCGCTACCGCGTCGTCGCGGTCCCCTACCTCGACCACCAGGCCCTGCTGCTCGCGCAGTCGCTCGAGCCGCAGCAGAAGGTGCTGGCCCGGCTCGGCATCGTGATGCTGCTCTTCGGGCTCGCCGGCGTGGTCGCGGCCGGGGTCGCCGGCTGGGGCGTCGCCGCCAACGGCCTGCGCCCGGTCCGCCGGCTGACCGCCAAGGTCGAGCACATCGCCCGGACCGAGGAGCTGCAGCCGATCCCGGTCGAGGGCGACGACGAGATCGCGCGCCTGTCCTCGGCGTTCAACCAGATGCTCGCCGCGCTCGCCGCGTCCCGCGACCGGCAGCGCCAGCTGGTCGCCGATGCCGGGCACGAGCTGCGCACCCCACTCACCTCGCTGCGCACCAACCTGGACCTGCTGGCCCAGTCGGACGCGTCCAGCGCGACCCTGCCGCCCCAGGCGCGAGCCGAGCTGCTCGACGACGTACGCGCCCAGATCGAGGAGATGACGACGCTGATCGGCGACCTGGTCGAGCTCGCCCGCGACGAGCCGATGGCCCACGTCATCGAGACCGTCGACCTCGCCGAGGTGGTCGACCTGGCCCTGGCCCGGGTACGCCGCCGCGCCCCCGGCGTCGCACTCGACGTGACCCTCGACCCGTGGTTCGTCATCGGCGAGCACGGCGCGCTCGAGCGGGCCGTCACCAACCTGCTCGACAACGCCGCGAAGTGGAGCCCCGCCGGCGGGACGATCCGGGTCTCGCTCGTCGAGGGCGTGCTGGTCGTCGAGGACGACGGACCCGGCATCGCCGACGCCGACCTGCCTCGGGTCTTCGAGCGGTTCTGGCGCTCCGACGAGTCCCGGTCGATGCCCGGGTCCGGCCTCGGGCTCTCGATCGTGGAGCAGGTCGCCGTACGCCACTCCGGCACGGTGGAGGCCGGTCACGCCGCCTCCGGCGGTGCCCGGCTGGTCCTCCGGATCCCCGGCGCGCCCACCCCGCCGCCGGCGCAGCCCGCCGCCGCCGGGACCGGGGCCGACGCATGA
- a CDS encoding acyl-CoA thioesterase domain-containing protein, giving the protein MQLSFFRLSDDTPTALNPTALAPTDLARSMWDDDQMHGVAVSGALARGVEERVRELGRDDLLPARYTVDLFAAARMRDCTVTTEVVREGPRICLVDAVLTQVRDGVDVRVARASALFLKPTASTGGSVWSPESRPSPPPLDLAPVSSDGHVPYFHSSAGWSQSFGLHQNDSRKSSWHTAVAIVDGEPRSPFQAVASIADGASLVTNWGDRGIEYINTDITLTLARQPDGVSIGLAAVDRVEVDGVAVGTATVFDRSGPLGTAVVTSLANAKRVVDLGGVEYTDDGERRTTA; this is encoded by the coding sequence ATGCAGCTGTCCTTCTTCCGTCTGTCCGACGACACTCCCACTGCGCTGAACCCCACCGCTCTGGCCCCCACCGACCTGGCGCGGAGCATGTGGGACGACGACCAGATGCACGGGGTGGCCGTGAGCGGCGCCCTCGCGCGCGGTGTCGAGGAGCGGGTCCGGGAGCTGGGCCGCGACGACCTGCTGCCCGCGCGCTACACCGTCGACCTGTTCGCCGCCGCCCGGATGCGCGACTGCACGGTGACCACCGAGGTGGTCCGCGAGGGTCCCCGGATCTGCCTGGTCGACGCCGTGCTGACCCAGGTGCGCGACGGCGTCGACGTGCGGGTCGCCCGGGCCAGCGCGCTCTTCCTCAAGCCCACCGCGTCGACGGGCGGGTCGGTCTGGTCGCCCGAGTCGCGACCCTCGCCGCCGCCGCTCGACCTCGCGCCGGTGTCGTCGGACGGCCACGTGCCGTACTTCCACAGCTCCGCCGGCTGGTCGCAGTCCTTCGGGCTGCACCAGAACGACTCCCGCAAGTCGTCGTGGCACACCGCGGTCGCGATCGTCGACGGCGAGCCGAGGTCGCCCTTCCAGGCGGTCGCCTCGATCGCCGACGGGGCCAGCCTGGTCACCAACTGGGGTGACCGCGGCATCGAGTACATCAACACCGACATCACCCTCACCCTCGCCCGCCAGCCCGACGGCGTCTCGATCGGGCTGGCCGCCGTCGACCGGGTCGAGGTCGACGGGGTCGCGGTCGGCACCGCCACCGTCTTCGACCGGTCCGGCCCGCTCGGCACCGCCGTCGTCACCTCGCTCGCCAACGCGAAGCGGGTCGTGGACCTCGGCGGGGTCGAGTACACCGACGACGGCGAGCGCCGTACGACGGCCTGA
- the zwf gene encoding glucose-6-phosphate dehydrogenase, whose protein sequence is MEQPHVIVLFGATGDLARRKLLPGLLRLFEAELLKDSCIVGTSLEEIDTETFVKIARDACEEFGKGDVTDERWAPFAAMLSYVPQGAGPHALAEAVHRSEEVLAAHGEEIGRLHYLSVPPKAALDVLRQLDEAGLVERSRIIMEKPFGTDLESAKALNARVHEVFDESQVFRIDHFLGKEAAQNILAFRFANGLFEPIWNRNFIDHVQIDVPETLGLEGRTAFYEGTGAYRDMVVTHLMQVLAFMAMEPPTSLAPDPISDEKLKVFRSMRPIEPHNVVRGQYNGYRGKSAVAEDSDTETFVALKVEIDNWRWAGVPFFLRTGKKLAEGARIISIAFKEPPLTMFPAGSNVGRQGPDHLTFDLADQSRMSLSFYGKKPGPGMKLEKLSMQFATHETKSSTAVLEAYERLIHDAMRGDHTLFTTAAGIETLWEKSIPLLADPPPVRGYAPGSWGPNAIHQLIAPHAWRLPFERSWRDANTSTR, encoded by the coding sequence ATGGAGCAACCGCACGTCATCGTGCTCTTCGGGGCCACCGGTGACCTGGCCCGCCGCAAACTCCTGCCGGGGCTGCTGCGTCTCTTCGAAGCCGAGCTGCTGAAGGACTCCTGCATCGTCGGCACCTCGCTGGAGGAGATCGACACCGAGACCTTCGTGAAGATCGCCCGCGACGCCTGCGAGGAGTTCGGCAAGGGCGACGTCACCGACGAGCGCTGGGCGCCGTTCGCCGCGATGTTGAGCTACGTGCCGCAGGGCGCCGGCCCGCACGCCCTCGCCGAGGCGGTGCACCGCTCGGAGGAGGTGCTGGCCGCCCACGGCGAGGAGATCGGTCGACTGCACTACCTCAGCGTCCCGCCGAAGGCCGCGCTCGACGTGCTCCGGCAGCTCGACGAGGCCGGCCTGGTCGAGCGCTCCCGGATCATCATGGAGAAGCCGTTCGGCACCGACCTGGAGTCGGCGAAGGCGCTCAACGCGCGGGTCCACGAGGTCTTCGACGAGAGCCAGGTCTTCCGCATCGACCACTTCCTGGGCAAGGAGGCGGCGCAGAACATCCTGGCCTTCCGGTTCGCCAACGGCCTCTTCGAGCCCATCTGGAACCGCAACTTCATCGACCACGTGCAGATCGACGTACCGGAGACCCTCGGCCTGGAGGGCCGTACGGCGTTCTACGAGGGCACCGGCGCCTATCGCGACATGGTCGTCACCCACCTGATGCAGGTGCTCGCGTTCATGGCGATGGAGCCGCCGACCTCGCTGGCGCCCGACCCGATCAGCGACGAGAAGCTGAAGGTGTTCCGCTCGATGCGTCCGATCGAGCCGCACAACGTCGTGCGCGGTCAGTACAACGGCTACCGGGGCAAGTCGGCGGTCGCCGAGGACTCCGACACCGAGACGTTCGTCGCCCTGAAGGTCGAGATCGACAACTGGCGCTGGGCCGGCGTGCCGTTCTTCCTGCGCACCGGCAAGAAGCTCGCCGAGGGGGCGCGGATCATCTCGATCGCCTTCAAGGAGCCGCCGCTGACGATGTTCCCGGCCGGGTCGAACGTCGGTCGCCAGGGACCCGACCACCTCACCTTCGACCTGGCCGACCAGTCGCGGATGTCGCTGTCGTTCTACGGCAAGAAGCCGGGCCCGGGCATGAAGCTGGAGAAGCTCTCCATGCAGTTCGCCACCCACGAGACCAAGTCCTCGACCGCGGTGCTGGAGGCCTACGAGCGGCTCATCCACGACGCGATGCGTGGCGACCACACGCTGTTCACCACCGCCGCCGGCATCGAGACGCTGTGGGAGAAGTCGATCCCGCTGCTCGCCGACCCGCCTCCGGTCCGCGGCTACGCACCCGGCAGCTGGGGCCCCAACGCCATCCACCAGCTGATCGCTCCCCACGCCTGGCGGCTGCCGTTCGAGCGTTCCTGGCGCGACGCCAACACCTCGACGCGCTGA
- a CDS encoding anthranilate synthase component I family protein, translating to MTDPVTDPASSFAAVAAEHRRCFWLDGGGAREWSGRRSLLGWLADDDVSLTYSATTREVVRHASGRAEVVGDDPFAVLEAELAAGSPTDQWFGYFGYAARADLPAYSSDSVPDAVWMRPSQVRLFEHPVMSRNSLLAHEASRHQREFHRLGGETPAAYRTHFARVQDHLHAGNSYEVNLTYRAEVASELDPATAYLRLRELNPAPYAGFLQHDLPGARAWLLSSSPERYAVIDADRRIETKPIKGTTLRGATAAEDEEQRRQLAEEPRFRSENLMIVDLLRNDLAMVCEVGSVEVPTLMAVESYATVHQLVSTVRGRLRDDVTTLGAVRSLFPAGSMTGAPKQRTMEIVQEVEDTPRGAYAGAFGWVSADGRADLGVVIRAMTTTGDGRYRLGTGGGITVHSDVDEEYAESRWKAERLLQVFGPEPTTTAPPAPTPKGNKA from the coding sequence GTGACCGACCCCGTGACCGACCCCGCGTCGTCCTTCGCGGCGGTCGCCGCCGAGCACCGGCGCTGCTTCTGGCTCGACGGCGGCGGCGCCCGCGAGTGGTCGGGCCGCCGCTCGCTGCTCGGCTGGCTGGCCGACGACGACGTCTCGCTCACCTACTCCGCCACCACCCGCGAGGTGGTCCGGCACGCCTCCGGCCGGGCCGAGGTCGTCGGCGACGACCCGTTCGCGGTCCTCGAGGCCGAGCTCGCCGCCGGATCGCCCACCGACCAGTGGTTCGGCTACTTCGGGTACGCCGCCCGCGCCGACCTGCCGGCGTACTCCTCCGACTCGGTGCCGGACGCGGTCTGGATGCGGCCGAGCCAGGTGCGGCTCTTCGAGCACCCAGTGATGTCGAGAAACTCGCTGCTGGCGCATGAAGCTTCACGACACCAGCGTGAGTTTCACCGCCTGGGCGGAGAAACTCCCGCCGCCTACCGCACCCACTTCGCCCGCGTCCAGGACCACCTCCACGCCGGCAACAGCTACGAGGTGAACCTGACCTACCGCGCGGAGGTGGCCAGCGAGCTCGACCCGGCGACGGCGTACCTGCGCCTGCGCGAGCTCAACCCCGCGCCGTACGCCGGCTTCCTCCAGCACGACCTGCCCGGGGCGCGGGCCTGGCTGCTCAGCTCCAGCCCCGAGCGGTACGCCGTCATCGATGCGGATCGGCGCATCGAGACCAAGCCGATCAAGGGCACGACACTGCGCGGGGCGACGGCGGCGGAGGACGAGGAGCAGCGGCGGCAGCTGGCCGAGGAACCGCGCTTCCGCAGCGAGAACCTGATGATCGTCGACCTGCTCCGCAACGACCTGGCGATGGTGTGCGAGGTCGGGTCGGTCGAGGTGCCGACCCTGATGGCGGTGGAGTCGTACGCGACGGTGCACCAGCTGGTCTCGACCGTGCGGGGCCGGCTGCGCGACGACGTGACCACGCTCGGCGCGGTCCGGTCGCTCTTCCCCGCCGGGTCGATGACAGGAGCGCCGAAGCAGCGCACCATGGAGATCGTGCAGGAGGTCGAGGACACGCCACGGGGCGCGTACGCCGGCGCGTTCGGCTGGGTCTCCGCCGACGGGCGCGCCGACCTGGGCGTCGTGATCAGGGCCATGACGACCACCGGCGACGGCCGGTACCGGCTCGGGACGGGCGGCGGCATCACCGTGCACTCCGACGTCGACGAGGAGTACGCCGAGTCGCGCTGGAAGGCCGAGCGGCTGCTGCAGGTCTTCGGCCCGGAGCCGACGACGACCGCCCCGCCCGCACCGACACCCAAGGGAAACAAGGCGTGA
- a CDS encoding aminodeoxychorismate/anthranilate synthase component II, producing the protein MAAPDVVVVDHHDSYTWNLVHLVASVTGVLPRVVQHDEVDAADVLRHSHVVLSPGPGHPASPADFAVGGEVLLAGTRPVLGVCLGMQGMVTAYGGRVDRVSPGHGVLARVSHDGDGLFAGVPTPFAAVRYHSLAALELPACLRVTATDEETGLTMAVAHRDLPLVGVQFHPESVLSEHGARLIANFLGAP; encoded by the coding sequence GTGGCGGCACCGGACGTGGTCGTCGTGGACCACCACGACTCCTACACGTGGAATCTCGTCCACCTCGTCGCCTCCGTCACGGGCGTCCTGCCCCGGGTGGTCCAGCACGACGAGGTGGACGCCGCCGACGTGCTCCGGCACAGCCACGTCGTCCTCTCGCCCGGCCCCGGCCATCCGGCCTCGCCGGCGGACTTCGCGGTGGGCGGGGAGGTGCTGCTCGCCGGCACCCGTCCGGTCCTGGGCGTCTGCCTCGGGATGCAGGGCATGGTGACGGCGTACGGCGGCCGCGTCGACCGGGTCTCGCCGGGACACGGCGTGCTGGCGCGGGTCAGCCACGACGGCGACGGGCTGTTCGCCGGCGTACCCACTCCCTTCGCCGCGGTTCGCTACCACTCGCTCGCCGCCCTGGAGCTCCCGGCGTGCCTGCGGGTGACGGCGACCGACGAGGAGACCGGCCTGACGATGGCCGTCGCGCACCGCGACCTGCCGCTGGTCGGGGTGCAGTTCCACCCCGAGTCGGTGCTGTCCGAGCACGGGGCCCGGCTGATCGCGAACTTCCTGGGTGCCCCGTGA
- a CDS encoding anthranilate synthase family protein: MTATPDARAAIEALQGHEAWAIIRRSTRAGDRDTVGLVGGRRSVVESILDVPLSDGVPADGHIADRLLAVPFRQVAERGFEAHDDGTPLVVVDVETELEFSVAEVLEAIDDTGLEFADRGGFETDDEEYGKLVESIIRDEIGQGEGANLVIGRHYRATVADWNTQKALTVFRRLLERERGAYWTYVFFTGDRYLIGASPERHVSIHGGDVRMNPISGTFRIPADADTAESDLRGKLLDFLHDEKEIYELFMVVDEELKMMCDICTQGGQVLGPFLKPMSRLIHTEYLLAGSTDRDPREVLRDTMYAATVTGSPVENACRLIKQYETTGRGYYGAALAILGRDDEGEPVLDSPIVIRTADVGLDGRLTVTAGATLVRDSDPAYEVAETHAKAGGILSAFGLVPPAPVPSTNLAELVTDEDVLLTLNKRNRRLSRFWLTDQGGSRPDPGLAGKSAVILDGEDDFVNMLRHVLRVLGMTSEVVRHEEYAAGVLDGFDLVIVGPGPGDPRDGADPKMAQLRAAVAELMAAERPFLAVCLGHQALCHHVGIPLAYKDIVFQGTQSPVEIDGATERVGFYNTFVGRVGDDTVLEDGVSVEADPDTGDVHLLRGPHYRGIQFHAESILTENGYDLLHELVVDLLLTKGS, from the coding sequence ATGACCGCCACACCTGACGCCCGGGCCGCGATCGAGGCGCTCCAGGGGCACGAGGCGTGGGCGATCATCCGGCGCTCCACCCGCGCGGGCGACCGCGACACCGTCGGCCTGGTCGGCGGGCGGCGCAGCGTCGTCGAGTCGATCCTCGACGTACCCCTCTCGGACGGCGTGCCCGCTGACGGGCACATCGCCGACCGGCTGCTCGCCGTACCGTTCCGCCAGGTGGCCGAGCGCGGCTTCGAGGCCCACGACGACGGCACCCCGCTGGTGGTCGTCGACGTCGAGACCGAGCTGGAGTTCTCGGTCGCGGAGGTCCTCGAGGCGATCGACGACACCGGTCTGGAGTTCGCCGACCGGGGTGGCTTCGAGACCGACGACGAGGAGTACGGCAAGCTCGTCGAGTCGATCATCCGCGACGAGATCGGGCAGGGCGAGGGGGCCAACCTCGTCATCGGCCGCCACTACCGCGCCACGGTCGCCGACTGGAACACCCAGAAGGCGCTGACCGTCTTCCGTCGGCTGCTCGAGCGCGAGCGCGGTGCGTACTGGACCTACGTCTTCTTCACCGGCGACCGCTACCTGATCGGTGCGAGCCCCGAGCGGCACGTCTCCATCCACGGCGGCGACGTCCGGATGAACCCGATCAGCGGCACCTTCCGGATCCCGGCCGACGCCGACACCGCCGAGTCCGATCTCCGGGGAAAGCTCCTCGACTTCCTCCACGACGAGAAGGAGATCTACGAGCTCTTCATGGTCGTCGACGAGGAGCTGAAGATGATGTGCGACATCTGCACCCAGGGCGGCCAGGTGCTCGGACCGTTCCTGAAGCCGATGAGCCGCCTGATCCACACCGAGTACCTCCTCGCCGGCAGCACCGACCGGGACCCGCGCGAGGTGCTGCGCGACACGATGTACGCCGCCACCGTCACCGGCTCGCCGGTCGAGAACGCGTGCCGGCTGATCAAGCAGTACGAGACCACGGGGCGCGGCTACTACGGCGCCGCGCTCGCGATCCTGGGTCGCGACGACGAGGGCGAGCCGGTCCTCGACAGCCCGATCGTGATCCGCACCGCCGACGTCGGGCTCGACGGCCGGCTGACCGTCACCGCGGGCGCGACCCTGGTCCGCGACTCGGACCCGGCGTACGAGGTCGCCGAGACCCACGCCAAGGCCGGCGGCATCCTCAGCGCGTTCGGGCTGGTCCCGCCCGCGCCGGTCCCGAGCACCAACCTGGCCGAGCTGGTGACCGACGAGGACGTCCTGCTCACGCTCAACAAGCGCAACCGACGGCTCTCGCGCTTCTGGCTGACCGACCAGGGCGGCTCCCGCCCCGACCCCGGCCTCGCCGGGAAGAGTGCGGTGATCCTCGACGGCGAGGACGACTTCGTGAACATGCTGCGTCACGTGCTCCGCGTGCTCGGCATGACCAGCGAGGTGGTCCGGCACGAGGAGTACGCCGCGGGCGTGCTGGACGGCTTCGACCTGGTGATCGTCGGCCCCGGCCCGGGCGACCCGCGCGACGGCGCCGACCCGAAGATGGCGCAGCTGCGGGCGGCGGTCGCGGAGCTGATGGCGGCCGAGCGGCCGTTCCTCGCGGTCTGCCTCGGCCACCAGGCGCTGTGCCACCACGTCGGCATCCCGCTGGCCTACAAGGACATCGTCTTCCAGGGCACCCAGTCGCCGGTCGAGATCGACGGCGCCACCGAGCGGGTCGGCTTCTACAACACCTTCGTGGGCCGGGTCGGCGACGACACGGTGCTCGAGGACGGGGTGAGCGTCGAGGCCGACCCCGACACCGGCGACGTACACCTGCTGCGCGGGCCGCACTACCGCGGGATCCAGTTCCACGCGGAGTCGATCCTCACCGAGAACGGCTACGACCTGCTGCACGAGCTGGTCGTCGACCTGCTGCTGACCAAGGGTTCCTGA